A stretch of the Panicum virgatum strain AP13 chromosome 9N, P.virgatum_v5, whole genome shotgun sequence genome encodes the following:
- the LOC120690815 gene encoding uncharacterized protein LOC120690815 isoform X1 yields the protein MPGAEAGARRPTASERRRMYRDLALSLRCGLRDAAAGLSFLRLRGLRALLRALRSADADLGLFRDSQAIRDLQVVPVLFEHSLRKASGGDAVVTVAQVLGMEPAAARLRNPATDSEVVLALRVLQGCCLLCQPCAAAAHRYNAVKVVLDILMTRGILEQRACLDTLLALLVDCSENQMDFKEQYGLNKIADIVKDSDRDDHVRLKCSEFLLLYSGNAKENCGVAFKSNIQEDLKKLFGEKCASFICSMNLFSSALDSQVRQSELSFLAKQVLDYMQPY from the exons ATGCCGGGggcggaggcgggggcgcggcggccgacggcgtcCGAGCGGCGGCGCATGTACCGCGACCTGGCGCTGTCGCTGCGGTGCGGCCTCCGCGACGCGGCCGCGGGGCTCTCCTTCCTGCGCCTGCGAGGCCTCCGCGCGCTCCTCCGCGCCCTCCGCTCCGCCGACGCCGACCTCGGCCTCTTCCGCGACTCCCAGGCCATCCGCGACCTCCAAG TGGTCCCGGTGCTGTTCGAGCACAGCCTGCgcaaggcgagcggcggcgacgcggtggTCACGGTGGCGCAGGTGCTGGGCatggagcccgccgccgccaggctcAGGAACCCCGCCACGGACTCCGAGGTCGTGCTCGCGCTCAGGGTGCTCCAAGGCTGCTGCCTCCTCTGccagccctgcgccgccgcggcgcaccgCTACAACGCCGTCAAG GTGGTTCTGGACATACTGATGACTCGGGGTATCCTTGAGCAAAGAGCATGTTTGGACACTCTTTTAGCATTGCTGGTGGATTGTTCCGAAAATCAAATG GATTTTAAGGAACAATATGGGCTAAATAAAATCGCGGATATTGTTAAAGATTCAGACAGGGATGACCATGTAAG gTTAAAATGTTCAGAGTTTCTGCTTCTTTACTCTGGAAATGCAAAAGAAAATTGTGGTGTGGCTTTCAAGTCTAATATACAAGAGGATCTGAAAAAACTCTTTGGAGAAAAATGTGCATCATTTATCTGTTCAATGAACCTGTTCAGCTCAGCTCTAGATTCACAAGTGAGGCAATCTGAGCTGAGCTTTCTTGCAAAGCAGGTGTTGGATTACATGCAGCCATACTGA
- the LOC120690814 gene encoding 5-oxoprolinase-like, whose product MGSDAVEKFRFCIDRGGTFTDIYAEVPGRSEGYVMKLLSVDPSNYDDAPIEGIRRILEEFSGEKIPRSSKIPTGKIEWIRMGTTVATNALLERKGERIALCVTKGFRDLLQIGNQARPNIFDLKVSKPSNLYEEVIEVDERVEVVQDGEGDGSSVEGISGELVRVAKPVDVEALKPLFKGLLDKGIRCLAVVLMHSYTYPHHELVVEKLALQMGFKHVSLSSSLTPMVRAVPRGLTASVDAYLTPVIKEYLSGFMSRFEGGSEQVNVLFMQSDGGLAPERRFSGHKAVLSGPAGGVVGYSQTLSELETKKPLIGFDMGGTSTDVSRYDGSYEQVLETQIAGAIIQAPQLDINTVAAGGGSKLKFQFGAFKVGPESVGAHPGPVCYRKGGDLAITDANLILGTVIPEYFPSIFGPNEDMPLDYEATRRAFEDLADEINSHRKSQDPSVKDMTVEEIALGFVNVANETMCRPIRQLTEMKGHDTKNHALACFGGAGPQHACAMARSLGMSEVLVHRYCGILSAYGMGLADVIEDLQEPYSAVYNADSAAEASRRESLLVKQVKEKLKEQGFGDESIKTDSYLNLRYEGTDTAIMVKQPEQGSGNDYAAEFEKLFQQEYGFKLLNRKILICDVRVQGVGGTNILKPRELTPISTKPVQESSCQIYFSYGWQQTPLYKLENLGYGHVLEGPAVIMNGNSTVIIEKDCKAVITKYGNIKIEISAAPSTVEISEEVADVVQLSIFNHRFMGIAEQMGRTLQRTSISTNIKERLDFSCALFGPDGGLVANAPHVPVHLGAMSSTVRWQLNYWCDNLHEGDVLVTNHPCSGGSHLPDITVVTPVFDNGKLVFFVASRGHHAEIGGITPGSMPPFSKCIWEEGAAIKAFKLVERGVFQEEGIIQLLQSPCSEELSGYKIPGTRRIQDNLSDLHAQVAANQRGIALIKELINQYGLVTVQSYMIHVQKNAEVAVREMLKAVASRVQKENGSCVIEDEDYMDDGSVLHLKLTLDASKGEATIDFEGTSPEVYGNWNAPEAVTTAAVIYCLRCLVDVDIPLNQGCLAPVKILIPKGSFLSPSDKAAVVGGNVLTSQRVTDVVLMAFQACACSQGCMNNLTFGDDTFGYYETIGGGCGAGPTWDGTSGVQCHMTNTRMTDPEIFEQRYPVLLHRFSIRQNSGGSGFHRGGDGLVREIEFRRPIVVSILSERRVHAPRGLKGGTNGARGANYLVRKDGRKIYLGGKNTITVSAGDILQLFTPGGGGFGSP is encoded by the coding sequence ATGGGCAGCGACGCGGTGGAGAAGTTCAGGTTCTGCATTGACAGGGGCGGCACGTTCACTGACATCTACGCCGAGGTGCCGGGGAGATCAGAAGGCTATGTCATGAAGCTTCTCTCCGTCGACCCGTCGAACTACGACGACGCGCCCATTGAAGGGATCAGGAGGATCCTGGAGGAGTTCTCCGGGGAGAAGATCCCCCGGTCGTCCAAGATCCCCACCGGCAAGATCGAGTGGATCAGGATGGGCACCACTGTCGCCACTAATGCGCTTCTGGAGAGGAAGGGCGAAAGGATTGCCCTTTGTGTCACAAAGGGGTTTAGGGATTTGCTTCAGATTGGTAACCAGGCCCGGCCGAACATATTCGACCTCAAGGTGTCGAAGCCGTCGAATCTGTATGAGGAGGTGATTGAGGTTGATGAACGAGTTGAGGTCGTTCAGGATGGTGAGGGGGATGGGTCATCTGTTGAGGGGATCTCCGGGGAATTGGTCAGGGTGGCGAAGCCTGTCGATGTGGAAGCATTGAAGCCCTTGTTTAAAGGTTTGCTTGATAAGGGGATTAGATGCTTGGCAGTGGTGCTGATGCATTCATATACTTATCCTCACCATGAGCTCGTGGTTGAGAAGTTAGCTCTGCAGATGGGATTCAAGCATGTGTCCCTGTCTTCGTCGCTGACTCCGATGGTCCGTGCGGTGCCTCGGGGCTTGACAGCGAGTGTGGATGCATATCTCACACCAGTCATCAAGGAGTACTTATCTGGATTCATGTCAAGATTTGAAGGGGGTTCTGAACAAGTGAATGTGCTATTTATGCAATCAGATGGAGGGCTTGCACCGGAGAGGAGATTCTCTGGGCATAAAGCAGTATTGTCAGGCCCTGCAGGTGGTGTGGTTGGCTACTCACAGACCTTGTCTGAACTTGAGACCAAGAAGCCACTCATTGGGTTTGACATGGGAGGTACATCCACGGATGTGAGCCGCTATGATGGAAGCTATGAACAAGTTTTGGAGACCCAGATTGCTGGGGCAATAATTCAAGCTCCCCAGCTTGACATAAACACAGTGGCTGCTGGTGGTGGATCAAAGCTTAAGTTTCAGTTTGGTGCTTTCAAGGTTGGGCCAGAATCTGTTGGAGCACACCCTGGTCCAGTATGTTACAGGAAAGGTGGTGACCTGGCGATTACTGATGCCAATTTGATCCTAGGAACTGTTATTCCTGAGTACTTCCCATCAATATTTGGTCCAAATGAAGATATGCCCCTTGATTATGAGGCTACAAGAAGGGCATTTGAGGATCTTGCTGATGAGATCAACTCTCACCGAAAGAGTCAGGACCCATCAGTTAAGGACATGACAGTTGAAGAGATTGCCCTTGGGTTTGTCAATGTTGCAAATGAGACAATGTGCAGGCCTATACGCCAGCTGACTGAAATGAAGGGGCATGATACTAAGAACCATGCCCTTGCTTGCTTTGGCGGTGCCGGTCCTCAACATGCATGCGCTATGGCAAGGTCCTTGGGTATGTCTGAGGTGCTTGTTCACCGATATTGTGGAATATTGAGTGCGTATGGAATGGGCCTTGCTGATGTCATTGAAGATTTGCAAGAGCCTTACTCTGCTGTTTATAATGCCGATTCTGCTGCAGAGGCATCTAGAAGAGAATCCCTTTTAGTCAAACAGGTGAAAGAAAAGTTAAAAGAGCAGGGTTTTGGAGACGAAAGCATCAAGACTGATTCATACTTGAACTTGAGGTATGAGGGAACTGATACTGCCATCATGGTAAAGCAGCCAGAGCAAGGATCTGGAAACGactatgctgctgagtttgaaAAACTGTTTCAGCAAGAGTATGGCTTCAAATTGCTAAACAGGAAGATACTCATATGTGATGTGAGAGTTCAAGGTGTTGGTGGTACGAATATCCTAAAGCCTCGTGAATTGACACCAATTTCAACGAAACCTGTGCaagaaagttcgtgccagattTATTTTTCGTATGGATGGCAACAAACTCCATTGTACAAACTTGAGAATCTAGGTTATGGCCATGTCTTGGAGGGCCCTGCAGTTATTATGAATGGAAATAGTACAGTGATAATAGAGAAGGACTGCAAAGCCGTAATCACCAAGTATGGTAACATAAAAATTGAGATCAGTGCAGCTCCAAGCACTGTAGAAATATCAGAAGAAGTTGCAGACGTGGTGCAACTTTCTATTTTCAATCACCGGTTCATGGGTAttgcagaacagatgggtcggaCACTTCAGAGAACTTCAATTTCCACTAACATAAAGGAAAGGCTAGACTTTTCTTGTGCTCTCTTTGGTCCAGATGGTGGCCTTGTTGCAAATGCACCTCATGTTCCTGTGCATCTAGGAGCCATGTCTAGTACGGTACGCTGGCAGCTTAATTATTGGTGTGATAACCTGCATGAGGGCGATGTTCTCGTGACAAATCATCCATGTTCAGGAGGGAGTCATCTGCCAGATATAACAGTTGTCACGCCAGTTTTTGATAATGGTAAGCTTGTCTTTTTTGTTGCTAGTAGAGGTCACCATGCGGAGATTGGTGGTATCACCCCAGGAAGTATGCCTCCTTTCTCGAAGTGTATTTGGGAGGAAGGTGCTGCCATCAAAGCATTTAAACTTGTTGAAAGGGGTGTtttccaagaggaaggaataatccAGCTGCTGCAGTCACCTTGCTCAGAAGAACTTTCTGGCTACAAGATCCCAGGAACACGTCGGATCCAAGATAATCTTTCTGACCTCCATGCTCAGGTTGCAGCAAACCAGAGAGGAATAGCACTTATCAAAGAACTAATAAATCAGTATGGTTTGGTTACTGTGCAATCTTATATGatccatgtccaaaagaatgcTGAGGTTGCCGTCAGGGAAATGCTCAAGGCAGTTGCATCTAGAGTTCAAAAGGAGAATGGGTCTTGTGTAATTGAGGATGAAGATTATATGGATGATGGCTCAGTGCTCCACTTGAAGCTCACCCTTGATGCTAGTAAGGGTGAAGCTACAATCGACTTCGAAGGTACCAGTCCTGAGGTCTATGGCAACTGGAATGCTCCTGAAGCAGTTACAACAGCTGCTGTCATATACTGCCTACGGTGCCTGGTGGATGTGGATATACCGCTAAATCAAGGTTGCCTTGCTCCTGTGAAGATCCTCATTCCTAAAGGCTCTTTCCTTTCGCCAAGCGACAAGGCTGCTGTGGTTGGTGGCAACGTGCTAACCTCTCAGAGAGTGACAGATGTTGTCCTAATGGCGTTCCAAGCCTGTGCCTGTTCTCAGGGCTGCATGAACAATTTGACCTTTGGAGATGACACCTTTGGTTACTACGAGACCATTGGAGGTGGCTGCGGAGCTGGGCCAACCTGGGATGGCACAAGTGGTGTTCAATGTCACATGACAAACACAAGGATGACTGACCCTGAGATCTTTGAGCAGCGGTACCCTGTTCTCTTGCACAGATTCAGCATCAGGCAGAACAGCGGTGGTTCTGGTTTCCACAGAGGTGGTGATGGCCTTGTAAGGGAGATTGAATTCCGACGACCTATCGTTGTGAGCATTCTTTCTGAGAGGCGGGTGCATGCTCCCAGGGGACTTAAAGGAGGCACAAATGGCGCTCGTGGTGCAAACTATCTAGTTAGGAAAGATGGCAGAAAGATTTACCTTGGAGGAAAGAACACTATAACGGTAAGTGCTGGCGACATTCTTCAGCTTTTCACACCTGGCGGTGGCGGGTTTGGCTCTCCTTGA
- the LOC120691255 gene encoding zinc finger HIT domain-containing protein 2-like — MERDVVVSDPAAAGSSSSPSASSFADTRVICRVCQKQFAQYTCPRCNSRYCSLPCYKAHSLQCTESFMRENVMDELKQMQPEDESKKKMLDILKRLHLEEEMESDGEDESMLSEELIQKVMSGEEIKIEDLSDDEVKRFRQALASGELSKMIEPWTPWWKKPSARMITLSPDGSQLVRQVREEDTATSGPMTDQEPSINEIPEGPEAPLPALKQLTRAEPSPLLAVHLVDILYSYCFTLRLYNGDWHSDPLGACTVALSMSKVMGEDAKPETVPEALRACIEETCSPAYRHTGGFRFAIGLLDDIVSILSLGHNVLVCALSDFHRLIEAGKSMLKAEKVGKMESTQSSSKLRGAARKLFFMTCWVHEQPEEAWPSLARIVEVQKVSLEELGTRNRKAEIKSKQQPKVLIEEL; from the exons ATGGAGAGGGACGTCGTGGTCTCCGACCCAGCGGCCGCCGGGTCCTCGTcctcgccgtccgcctcctccttcgcCGATACCAGGGTCATCTGTCGCGT GTGCCAGAAGCAGTTCGCGCAGTACACCTGCCCCCGCTGCAACTCCCGGTACTGCTCGCTCCCGTGCTACAAG GCGCATAGCCTTCAATGCACTGAATCCTTCATGCGTGAGAATGTTATGGATGAGCTTAAGCAGATGCAACCTGAAGATGAATCAAAGAAAAAGATGCTAGATATCCTTAAGCGGCTCCACTTGGAAGAAGAGATGGAGTCCGATGGTGAAGATG AGTCAATGTTATCGGAGGAGCTTATTCAAAAAGTCATGTCTG GGGAAGAAATAAAGATCGAAGATCTCTCTGATGATGAAGTCAAACGATTTCGACAAGCTCTGGCCTCAGGTGAACTCAGCAAGATGATTGAACCATGGACACCATGGTGGAAAAAGCCGTCTGCTAGAATGATAACCCTTAGCCCTGATGGAAGCCAGCTTGTCAGACAAGTGAGGGAAGAAGACACTGCCACATCAGGTCCGATGACTGACCAAGAGCCTAGCATCAATGAAATCCCAGAAGGGCCAGAAGCTCCTCTCCCAGCGCTGAAACAGCTAACAAGGGCAGAGCCATCGCCTCTGCTTGCCGTTCACTTGGTCGACATTTTGTACAGTTACTGCTTCACACTTCGGCTCTACAACGGTGATTGGCACTCTGATCCATTGGGTGCTTGCACTGTTGCCCTGTCAATGTCTAAAGTCATGGGGGAGGACGCTAAGCCTGAGACAGTACCTGAAGCACTGAGGGCTTGCATAGAGGAGACATGCTCACCTGCTTACAGGCACACGGGGGGTTTCAGGTTTGCTATCGGGCTTCTGGATGATATCGTCTCCATTCTGTCCTTGGGACACAACGTGCTTGTCTGCGCGCTAAGTGACTTCCATCGACTCATTGAAGCTGGTAAGAGCATGCTCAAGGCGGAGAAAGTGGGCAAGATGGAGAGCACGCAGAGCTCTTCGAAGCTTCGTGGTGCAGCTAGGAAGCTATTCTTCATGACTTGTTGGGTCCATGAGCAGCCGGAAGAGGCTTGGCCGTCTTTAGCTCGCATCGTCGAAGTACAGAAAGTATCTCTCGAGGAGTTGGGCACTAGGAATCGGAAGGCCGAAATAAAGAGCAAGCAGCAACCCAAGGTTCTTATCGAGGAGCTGTAG
- the LOC120690815 gene encoding uncharacterized protein LOC120690815 isoform X2, whose product MPGAEAGARRPTASERRRMYRDLALSLRCGLRDAAAGLSFLRLRGLRALLRALRSADADLGLFRDSQAIRDLQVVPVLFEHSLRKASGGDAVVTVAQVLGMEPAAARLRNPATDSEVVLALRVLQGCCLLCQPCAAAAHRYNAVKVVLDILMTRGILEQRACLDTLLALLVDCSENQMDFKEQYGLNKIADIVKDSDRDDHVKMFRVSASLLWKCKRKLWCGFQV is encoded by the exons ATGCCGGGggcggaggcgggggcgcggcggccgacggcgtcCGAGCGGCGGCGCATGTACCGCGACCTGGCGCTGTCGCTGCGGTGCGGCCTCCGCGACGCGGCCGCGGGGCTCTCCTTCCTGCGCCTGCGAGGCCTCCGCGCGCTCCTCCGCGCCCTCCGCTCCGCCGACGCCGACCTCGGCCTCTTCCGCGACTCCCAGGCCATCCGCGACCTCCAAG TGGTCCCGGTGCTGTTCGAGCACAGCCTGCgcaaggcgagcggcggcgacgcggtggTCACGGTGGCGCAGGTGCTGGGCatggagcccgccgccgccaggctcAGGAACCCCGCCACGGACTCCGAGGTCGTGCTCGCGCTCAGGGTGCTCCAAGGCTGCTGCCTCCTCTGccagccctgcgccgccgcggcgcaccgCTACAACGCCGTCAAG GTGGTTCTGGACATACTGATGACTCGGGGTATCCTTGAGCAAAGAGCATGTTTGGACACTCTTTTAGCATTGCTGGTGGATTGTTCCGAAAATCAAATG GATTTTAAGGAACAATATGGGCTAAATAAAATCGCGGATATTGTTAAAGATTCAGACAGGGATGACCAT gTTAAAATGTTCAGAGTTTCTGCTTCTTTACTCTGGAAATGCAAAAGAAAATTGTGGTGTGGCTTTCAAGTCTAA